In Dromiciops gliroides isolate mDroGli1 chromosome 5, mDroGli1.pri, whole genome shotgun sequence, the following are encoded in one genomic region:
- the KERA gene encoding keratocan → MAPTVHFVILAFLVANTTCTRIARQVYEVTHPDDWTSLSFDCPPECFCPPSFPNALYCENRGLKEIPSIPSRIWYLYLENNQITTIPEKPFVNATQLRWINLNKNKITNYGIERGALSQLKKLLFLFLEDNELEEVPAPLPRSLEQLQLARNKVSRIPQGTFSNLENLTLLDLQHNKLLDNAFQRDTFKGLKNLVQLNMAQNALRNMPPRLPANTMQLFLDNNSIEGIPENYFNVIPKVAFLRLNYNKLSDAGLPTSGFDVSSILDLQLSHNRLTKVPRISAHLEHLHLDHNRIRSVNGSVICPAIPAVAGMRDSFNDGPHLRYLRLDGNEIKPPIPMDLMVCFRLLQYVVI, encoded by the exons ATGGCGCCCACAGTCCATTTCGTCATCCTGGCTTTCCTCGTAGCCAATACCACATGCACTCGAATTGCAAGGCAGGTCTATGAGGTGACCCATCCAGATGACTGgacttctctctcttttgattGTCCTCCTGAATGTTTCTGTCCTCCCAGCTTCCCCAATGCTTTATACTGTGAAAACAGaggcctgaaagagatcccctcTATCCCTTCAAGAATATGGTatctttatctggaaaataacCAGATCACAACCATCCCCGAGAAGCCTTTTGTGAACGCCACCCAACTGCGATGGATAAATCTCAACAAAAATAAGATCACTAATTATGGGATTGAGCGAGGGGCCTTGAGCCAGCTGAAGAAACTACTTTTCTTATTTCTGGAAGATAATGAATTGGAGGAGGTTCCTGCCCCACTCCCCAGAAGTTTAGAACAGTTACAGCTAGCAAGGAACAAGGTCTCAAGGATTCCTCAAGGCACCTTCAGCAACTTGGAGAATCTGACCCTCCTTGATCTCCAGCATAACAAACTTTTGGACAATGCTTTCCAAAGAGATACCTTCAAAGGCCTCAAGAACCTTGTCCAACTCAACATGGCCCAAAATGCCCTCAGGAACATGCCGCCTAGGTTACCTGCCAACACCATGCAACTATTTTTGGACAACAATTCCATTGAGGGGATCCCAGAAAATTATTTCAACGTGATTCCCAAGGTGGCTTTCCTGAGGCTCAATTATAATAAATTATCCGACGCAGGCCTCCCCACCAGTGGATTTGATGTCTCTTCAATTCTAGATCTACAATTATCTCACAATCGTCTCACCAAAGTTCCACGCATCAGTGCTCACCTTGAGCATCTCCATCTTGATCATAATAGAATCAGAA GCGTTAATGGGTCAGTGATATGTCCAGCCATCCCTGCTGTGGCAGGAATGCGTGATTCCTTCAATGATGGACCCCACCTCCGCTATCTCCGCCTGGATGGAAATGAGATCAAGCCCCCAATCCCAATGGACTTAATGGTCTGCTTCAGGCTCCTTCAATATGTTGTTATTTAA